The sequence below is a genomic window from Streptosporangium lutulentum.
TTCACGTCCGCCATGACGTCGGAGATGATCGGCCCGTGCATGGTCTCGCTGACCTTGAGCTCGACCGGTTCGCTCCCGGCCACCTTGATGGACTCGATCCTGGTGACGAGCGGCTTCCAGTTGCCCATGAACAGGTAGGAGTCGTCCCTCAGCCGTTCCAGGTACAGGTCGGTGACGTCGGGGGCGAGGTTGGTGAAGCCCCAGGAGATCTTGTCGTTGTGGCCGATGACCACGCCTGGCACGCCGGAGAAGGTGAATCCGGTGACGTCGAACGGGCACTTGGCGCTCTTGGCGCGGCAGTGCAGTCCGGTCTGGTACCAGACCGAGGGCATGCCGGCCGACAGGTGAGGGTCGTTGGCGAGCAGCGGTTTGCCCGACTCGGTGTACTTGCCGCCGACCACCCACGAGTTCGAGCCGATGCCGCTGCCGTCCTCGGGGTCGCCCATCAGGCTCGGCACCGCGCGCAGGGCCTCGGCCGCCCTGGTCAGCGCGCCCACGTCCGCGCCCGTATCCGCGCTCGCGTTCGTACCGGTGCCCGTGCCGGTGGTACCTGCGCCCGTGCCCGTGCCCGCATCTGTGCCGGTGCCGGTGCCGGTGCCGGTGCCGGTGCCGGTGCCCGTGCCCGTGTTCGCGTTTCCGTTCGCGTTCGCGTTGCCTCTTTCGGGCTGCGCGGTCTGGTCGAATCCGCGGTCGGTGACCGCGCCTCGGGTGACGATCGGCTGGTGGGTGTCGAAGGGATAGCCGGGCCAGAGCTGCTCCACCCGTTCGCGCGGCAGCTTGCTCGCCGCGAGCGCCCGGCCGATCTCGTCCGCCATGTTGGAGCGCAGGTCCCATGCCATGGCCTTGAGCCAGGCGATCGAGTCGACGGGGGTCCACGGCTCGGGCTCGTAGCCGGAGCTGGTGAACTGCAGGATCGTGTATTCAAGGCCCTTGCTCGCGAAGCCCTCGTTCTGCCCCATCCACGCGTTGACGCCCTTGGCATAGGCGTCCAGGTAGAGCCGGGTCTGCTCGCCGAGCATGGGCAGTTCTTCCTCGGCGATCTTCCGCCAGCCCATGGTGCGGATGACCTTGTCCTCGGCCAGCGTCGCCGAGCCGAACATCTCCGACAACCGACCGGCCGTCACGTGGCGCCGGAAGTCCATCTCAAAGAACCGGTCCTGAGCGTGCACATAACCTTGGGCGAGGAACAAGTCGTTGGGGGAGTCCGCATAGATATGCGGAATTCCTGTTTTGTCACGATATACAGTTACTTTTCCGGTAAGGCCGTTCACCTTGAGTTCGCCCCCGAGCTGGGGAAAAGACGCTCGCACGGTCCACACGCCGACCCCCGCGAGGATCAGTCCGAACACCACCACAACGGTGAGCACTCGTGAGAGCCATTTGAGTGGTCGGGGCATCCAGGCATACGGCCGAAACCTCACAAAAACCTCCTACGCGATATGTCCCAGCAAGTTTGGCAGCACCCTCGGGCCCCGACACCGTACTCGCATTCGGCGAAAACGTGATGTACGGGGCTCCCGTACGCTGACCTGCTCGACGCCCGCGGCACCGTGTCAGTGCGTTGTCCGGCCGCCGTGCCGGGACCCCGCAGCAGTGATCTTCGGGCTGCGGGGAGCGGCAACCGGCGGGGTCTCCGTCACGGTCATTCGAGAACGGCCTACCGTCGAATCAGGCAGACCTGGAAACGCAGACCTGGAAACGGGGCGTCGTCCATCGCGACGGCGATGCCCGAGGGGCCATTGACGAAGGAAAACCCATGAGCAACCTGCACGAACTTCCCGCCGACCTGCCCGTGCCCGAGAACGACGGGGCGGCGGACCACCTGCCGGGCCGCCGTGCGCCCCACGTCGAACTGCCGGGCACGGGGGGTGAGACGGTCGTCCTCGACG
It includes:
- a CDS encoding penicillin acylase family protein; the encoded protein is MPRPLKWLSRVLTVVVVFGLILAGVGVWTVRASFPQLGGELKVNGLTGKVTVYRDKTGIPHIYADSPNDLFLAQGYVHAQDRFFEMDFRRHVTAGRLSEMFGSATLAEDKVIRTMGWRKIAEEELPMLGEQTRLYLDAYAKGVNAWMGQNEGFASKGLEYTILQFTSSGYEPEPWTPVDSIAWLKAMAWDLRSNMADEIGRALAASKLPRERVEQLWPGYPFDTHQPIVTRGAVTDRGFDQTAQPERGNANANGNANTGTGTGTGTGTGTGTGTDAGTGTGAGTTGTGTGTNASADTGADVGALTRAAEALRAVPSLMGDPEDGSGIGSNSWVVGGKYTESGKPLLANDPHLSAGMPSVWYQTGLHCRAKSAKCPFDVTGFTFSGVPGVVIGHNDKISWGFTNLAPDVTDLYLERLRDDSYLFMGNWKPLVTRIESIKVAGSEPVELKVSETMHGPIISDVMADVKDTLPGAAKIFGEEADAVALKWTALEPGRTADAIFALNTAQDWPQFRAAASRFDVPAQNLIYADTEGNIGYQAPGRIPVRSRGDGTWPVPGWTGEYSWQDTIPFDELPSVYNPPEGYIVTANNAVIDPRRYPHMLTKDWSHGYRSQRILDRLQDELKKGKVNAATMSAMQQDTRNDFAPVLVSKLMDVKVAGPTEDARELLRDWDGSQGTESGPAAYFNAVWRHLLIETFNDDLPEGARPTGGDRWFEVVRTMLDSSDDAFWDDTRTSGKETRDDMLRRAMAAAYDELSARLGPDVKAWRWGDLHTLKLVNQSFGTSGIAPVEWLFNRGPFPVGGGKDAVNATSWNVQQDYTATSLPSMRMIVDLANPDRSQWINLTGASGHAFHDNYWDQAPLWASGKTTPMLAREESIKKAATHTLTLTP